In the genome of Myxococcus stipitatus, one region contains:
- a CDS encoding flagellar biosynthesis protein FlhA, translated as MKRLMEWWSKVRSSSDLVLAVAVAAVLGALIIPLPSWLLDMGLAVNLAAAVALLVAALRAKDALKVTSFPSLLLFTTLFRLALNVSSTRLALAEGHAGEVIQAFGEFVVQGDYVVGGVVFAILSLVQFLVVAKGAERVAEVSARFTLDAMPGKQMSIDADLRAGAIDQAQARKRRRDLERESQMFGAMDGAMKFVKGDVIAGLVIVAVNLLGGSVIGVLQGGMSLAEAASTFALIAIGDGLVSQVPSLCITVAAGLVVTRVASEREEDSLGSEIGSQFFGDARTLYVVAGLCVALALMPGMPHMTFLLLAAGLAGLGRVLQRGASRVRPAREEEGSSGEKATAKEGAPPESAVSPVGVSPLTLDLAPDLTVLAQVSAGAFVHKTLNAVRDELFFELGVRIPGIRVRTQAAYLAAGEYRILVDEVPAGEGQLVPGALYAMAPPDELAFLPVKAESAVEPWTRRTISRIPDAGRGPVELAQVQVLRPEELLAEHLRWVLRARAADLLGLQDVQSLLDGLAPRAPMLVKEALQKVPLPLLTDVLRKLLQEGVSIRDLRAILEALVAPSTEGDATALAERCRQALRRYLSHKFAPTGPLYAYLVDPEVEEILRSTGPRGPAPDPERVAEILEGVRQVATGGKAVLLTAPDVRRSLRRLCEGAFPEVAVLTYGELDGALQIRPIGRLSPVPTGA; from the coding sequence ATGAAGAGGCTGATGGAGTGGTGGTCGAAGGTACGGAGCTCATCCGACCTCGTGCTGGCGGTGGCGGTGGCCGCGGTGCTGGGGGCGCTCATCATCCCGCTGCCGTCCTGGTTGCTGGACATGGGGCTGGCGGTGAACCTCGCGGCGGCGGTCGCGCTGCTGGTGGCGGCGCTGCGAGCGAAGGATGCGTTGAAGGTGACGTCATTCCCTTCGTTGTTGTTGTTCACGACCCTGTTCCGGCTCGCGCTCAATGTGTCCTCCACGCGGCTGGCACTGGCGGAAGGGCACGCGGGAGAGGTCATCCAGGCGTTTGGCGAGTTCGTCGTCCAAGGTGACTACGTGGTGGGCGGGGTCGTGTTCGCCATTCTTTCGTTGGTGCAGTTCCTGGTGGTCGCCAAGGGCGCTGAGCGGGTCGCGGAGGTGTCGGCCCGCTTCACGCTGGACGCGATGCCTGGAAAGCAGATGTCCATCGACGCGGACTTGCGGGCGGGAGCCATCGACCAGGCTCAGGCCCGGAAGCGGCGGAGGGACCTGGAACGCGAATCGCAGATGTTTGGCGCGATGGACGGCGCGATGAAGTTCGTGAAGGGAGACGTCATCGCGGGGCTCGTCATCGTCGCGGTGAACCTGCTGGGAGGCTCGGTCATCGGTGTGCTGCAGGGAGGCATGTCGCTCGCGGAGGCCGCGTCGACCTTCGCGCTCATTGCTATCGGTGATGGTCTCGTGTCCCAGGTCCCATCGCTGTGCATCACCGTGGCCGCCGGACTGGTCGTCACGCGTGTGGCCTCCGAGCGGGAAGAGGATTCCCTGGGGTCGGAGATTGGCTCGCAGTTCTTCGGGGATGCCCGGACGCTCTACGTCGTCGCGGGACTGTGTGTCGCGCTCGCGCTGATGCCGGGCATGCCGCACATGACGTTCCTTTTGTTGGCGGCGGGGCTGGCGGGCCTGGGCCGTGTCCTGCAGCGAGGGGCTTCCCGTGTGCGGCCGGCGCGCGAGGAGGAGGGCTCCTCGGGAGAGAAGGCGACGGCGAAGGAGGGGGCTCCCCCGGAGAGCGCTGTGTCGCCAGTGGGGGTGTCTCCCCTCACGCTGGACCTCGCTCCGGACCTGACCGTGTTGGCACAGGTCTCGGCGGGAGCGTTCGTGCACAAGACGCTGAACGCGGTGCGAGATGAGCTGTTCTTCGAGCTGGGGGTGCGCATCCCCGGTATCCGCGTGCGGACCCAGGCTGCGTACCTTGCCGCTGGGGAGTATCGCATCCTGGTGGACGAGGTTCCGGCGGGGGAGGGGCAGCTCGTGCCGGGGGCGCTCTATGCGATGGCGCCTCCCGACGAGCTGGCCTTCCTCCCGGTGAAGGCGGAGTCCGCGGTGGAGCCTTGGACGAGAAGGACCATCAGTCGCATCCCCGATGCGGGCCGAGGCCCGGTGGAGCTCGCTCAGGTCCAAGTCCTGCGCCCCGAGGAACTGCTCGCCGAGCACTTGCGTTGGGTCCTCCGTGCTCGGGCCGCGGACCTGCTGGGGCTTCAGGATGTTCAATCCTTGCTGGATGGGCTGGCGCCACGCGCGCCCATGCTGGTGAAGGAGGCGCTGCAGAAGGTGCCGCTGCCGCTGCTCACGGACGTGCTCCGGAAGCTGTTGCAGGAAGGGGTCAGCATCCGGGACCTGCGCGCCATCCTGGAGGCGCTCGTGGCTCCGTCGACCGAGGGAGACGCCACGGCGCTCGCGGAGCGCTGCCGTCAGGCGCTGCGCCGGTACCTGAGCCACAAGTTCGCGCCCACCGGCCCTCTGTATGCGTACCTGGTGGACCCCGAGGTCGAGGAGATCCTCCGCTCCACGGGGCCTCGAGGGCCCGCGCCGGACCCGGAGCGGGTGGCGGAAATCCTGGAGGGTGTCCGACAGGTGGCGACGGGAGGAAAGGCCGTCCTGCTCACCGCCCCTGACGTCCGCCGGTCGCTGCGCAGACTCTGTGAAGGGGCATTTCCGGAAGTGGCCGTGCTCACCTATGGGGAGCTGGACGGCGCCCTCCAGATTCGTCCCATCGGCCGGCTGTCGCCTGTTCCGACGGGGGCCTGA
- a CDS encoding EscU/YscU/HrcU family type III secretion system export apparatus switch protein, with translation MSGEKTEQPSAKRLREARRKGQIPRSRLLSSCAVTLGGLLGFAWGFDGMWERLQEWTVRLFVEQRLEGALEDGLVLLVRMCTPVLGGAFIASLVVSLATVGFEMNPGHLAPKWERVSMAAGFKRIFSTKPWWELVKALVAVTVVGTLVWREVEALGAEALRTALLAEGTGLWFLLERLGALVYRAAWVLLVLGVGDYALARRSHLRELMMSREELKREHKESEGDPRHKGQRKALHRQLAQGGPARGVQRATAVVVNPTHLAVALRYDAGECEAPYLVAKAREEDALRLREEARRLGIPVVRDVPLARSLIHYDVGEPIPEELYEAAAVVLRTAMDARDVGDSLRRQTS, from the coding sequence ATGAGTGGCGAGAAGACGGAACAGCCCTCCGCGAAGAGGCTGCGAGAGGCGCGTCGCAAAGGGCAGATTCCTCGCAGCCGGCTGCTGTCCTCGTGTGCGGTGACACTGGGGGGATTGCTGGGATTCGCCTGGGGCTTCGATGGGATGTGGGAGCGTCTCCAGGAATGGACGGTCCGGCTGTTCGTGGAGCAGCGGCTCGAGGGGGCCCTGGAGGACGGGCTCGTGCTTCTCGTGCGCATGTGCACGCCGGTGTTGGGGGGCGCGTTCATTGCGTCACTCGTGGTTTCCCTGGCCACGGTGGGGTTCGAGATGAATCCAGGCCACCTCGCGCCGAAGTGGGAGCGGGTCAGCATGGCCGCTGGCTTCAAGCGCATCTTCTCCACGAAGCCTTGGTGGGAGCTGGTCAAGGCGCTGGTCGCGGTGACGGTGGTGGGGACGCTCGTGTGGCGTGAGGTGGAGGCGCTGGGCGCGGAGGCCCTTCGCACCGCCTTGCTCGCGGAGGGCACGGGGCTCTGGTTCCTGCTGGAGCGACTGGGGGCGCTGGTCTACCGGGCGGCGTGGGTGCTGTTGGTGCTGGGAGTGGGGGACTACGCGCTCGCCAGACGGAGCCATCTGCGCGAGCTGATGATGAGTCGCGAGGAGCTGAAGCGCGAGCACAAGGAGAGTGAGGGCGACCCTCGCCACAAGGGCCAGCGCAAGGCCCTGCATCGGCAGCTCGCGCAGGGTGGTCCGGCACGTGGGGTGCAAAGAGCCACGGCCGTGGTCGTGAATCCCACACATCTGGCGGTAGCCCTTCGTTACGACGCGGGGGAGTGCGAGGCGCCCTATCTCGTCGCGAAGGCGCGAGAAGAGGACGCGCTGAGGCTGCGTGAAGAGGCGCGGCGGCTCGGCATCCCGGTGGTCCGGGATGTCCCGTTGGCGAGAAGCCTCATCCACTACGACGTCGGGGAGCCCATTCCCGAGGAGTTGTACGAGGCCGCGGCGGTGGTCCTTCGCACGGCGATGGATGCGCGGGACGTGGGGGATTCTCTCCGGAGACAGACATCATGA
- a CDS encoding flagellar biosynthetic protein FliR has protein sequence MNLELVRSQLEALGPDAVAVALCSARLLPVAFLCPLLGGQATPMTVRLGLVLSLSLFLRVEGGIGMAPPVTSALALGGWVLRELLYGVSVGLVAALPFDAARMGGRFIDLLRGTSAEASLPLAGSRESASGEGLYHLLVGLAMTGAVAPWVLGSLMRGFAVVGLGAFVPSEAAAMHVVTLAGGALATGLAVGAPMAAAMLAVDCFLSLASRAAPQMNLQELGAPLRILGGGVVLWLGIGLLCERLLAGVLATDGALSMLGTLGR, from the coding sequence GTGAACCTGGAACTGGTTCGTTCGCAGCTGGAGGCGCTGGGGCCGGATGCCGTCGCGGTGGCGCTGTGCTCCGCGCGGCTCTTGCCCGTGGCCTTCCTGTGCCCGCTCCTGGGCGGGCAGGCGACACCGATGACCGTGCGTCTGGGGTTGGTGTTGTCGTTGTCGCTGTTCCTGCGGGTGGAGGGAGGGATTGGGATGGCACCCCCCGTGACGTCCGCCCTGGCTTTGGGGGGATGGGTGCTGCGGGAGCTGCTCTATGGTGTCTCGGTGGGATTGGTCGCGGCCTTGCCGTTCGATGCGGCGCGAATGGGGGGCCGGTTCATCGACCTCCTGAGAGGAACGTCGGCCGAGGCGAGTCTGCCATTGGCGGGGAGCCGGGAGTCGGCCTCGGGCGAGGGGCTCTATCACCTGCTGGTCGGGCTCGCGATGACGGGGGCGGTGGCACCGTGGGTCCTCGGGTCGCTGATGCGAGGGTTCGCCGTGGTGGGGTTGGGGGCCTTCGTTCCGTCGGAGGCCGCGGCGATGCATGTCGTCACGCTCGCGGGAGGCGCCCTGGCCACCGGGTTAGCGGTGGGGGCGCCGATGGCGGCCGCCATGTTGGCGGTGGACTGTTTCCTGTCGTTGGCCTCGCGCGCGGCGCCGCAGATGAACTTGCAGGAGCTGGGGGCGCCCTTGCGAATCCTGGGCGGCGGGGTGGTGCTGTGGCTAGGGATTGGCTTGCTCTGTGAGCGATTGCTGGCGGGAGTGCTGGCGACGGACGGCGCGCTTTCCATGTTGGGGACGCTGGGTCGATGA
- a CDS encoding flagellar biosynthetic protein FliQ translates to MTQDVLLTLGREALLLMVLASLPPIGASLLVGFLSSLFQATTQLQESTLSVVPKLCATVVALVLAGPWIAAQLTRFTHQLLLLIAEVSA, encoded by the coding sequence ATGACACAGGATGTGTTGTTGACGCTGGGGCGTGAGGCTTTGCTCCTGATGGTCCTGGCGTCCTTGCCACCGATTGGCGCGAGCCTGTTGGTGGGGTTCCTGTCGAGCCTGTTCCAGGCGACGACCCAGCTGCAGGAGAGCACGTTGTCGGTGGTGCCGAAGCTGTGCGCGACGGTGGTCGCGTTGGTTCTGGCGGGCCCCTGGATTGCCGCGCAGCTCACGCGCTTCACGCATCAGCTCCTGTTGCTCATCGCCGAGGTGTCGGCGTGA
- the sctR gene encoding type III secretion system export apparatus subunit SctR, whose translation MPWPLAAATLEGALGQQSYAGSPLAMMGMLALMSLLPFAVLMLTSFSKIAVVLSLARSAMGTQQAPPTLVLTGLAVVLTGHIMASVMERMYDAGQLAYQEMETGSGTKILESAAKVAEPLRAFLVKHGSAEERARFVDLARELRPPEESDTVSETDLFVVIPAFVITELKEAFQIGFLVFLPFLVLDMVIANVLLALGMQTLSPSQVSLPFKILLFVAVDGWSLLARGLILGYR comes from the coding sequence ATGCCTTGGCCCTTGGCGGCGGCGACCTTGGAGGGGGCGCTTGGCCAGCAGTCCTATGCGGGAAGTCCGCTGGCGATGATGGGGATGCTGGCGTTGATGTCCCTGCTGCCGTTCGCGGTGTTGATGTTGACGAGCTTCTCGAAGATCGCCGTGGTGTTGTCATTGGCGCGCTCCGCGATGGGGACGCAGCAGGCGCCGCCCACGCTGGTGTTGACGGGGCTGGCGGTGGTGCTGACGGGACACATCATGGCGTCGGTGATGGAGCGGATGTACGACGCGGGGCAGCTTGCGTATCAGGAGATGGAGACGGGCTCCGGTACGAAGATTCTCGAGTCCGCGGCGAAAGTGGCCGAGCCCTTGAGGGCCTTCCTGGTGAAGCACGGCAGCGCCGAGGAGCGGGCCCGCTTCGTGGACCTGGCGCGTGAGCTTCGGCCGCCCGAGGAATCGGACACGGTGAGCGAGACGGACCTGTTCGTGGTCATTCCCGCGTTTGTCATCACCGAGCTGAAGGAGGCATTTCAGATTGGCTTTCTCGTCTTCCTCCCGTTCCTGGTGCTCGACATGGTCATCGCCAATGTGTTGCTGGCGTTGGGCATGCAGACGCTGTCTCCGAGCCAGGTGAGTCTGCCTTTCAAGATACTCCTCTTCGTGGCGGTGGATGGTTGGTCATTGCTCGCGCGGGGCCTCATCCTGGGATACCGGTGA
- a CDS encoding flagellar biosynthetic protein FliO: protein MSELMRSRLSSFSPRTRLQVATLLVLGLALLGPVGGVSMVATARWLLGVGALCGLGWWWFRRGAVKPRAARAERMRVISREGLSPRCGIALVEVEGRGFLVAFGDAFAEVHPLQESMEEVFPRPLAQARRPRPVRGSRKGLRS, encoded by the coding sequence ATGAGTGAGCTCATGCGGAGCCGGCTGTCATCGTTCTCGCCCCGCACGCGGCTTCAGGTCGCGACGCTGCTCGTGCTGGGCCTGGCCTTGTTGGGACCCGTGGGAGGCGTGTCGATGGTGGCCACGGCGCGGTGGCTCCTGGGGGTGGGGGCGCTCTGCGGCCTGGGGTGGTGGTGGTTTCGACGAGGCGCAGTGAAGCCCCGGGCGGCGCGGGCCGAGCGGATGCGAGTCATCTCACGCGAGGGGCTCTCGCCTCGGTGTGGCATCGCGCTGGTGGAGGTCGAGGGGCGAGGGTTCCTGGTGGCGTTCGGGGATGCGTTCGCGGAGGTGCATCCACTCCAGGAGTCGATGGAGGAGGTCTTCCCGAGGCCGCTGGCCCAGGCGCGTCGGCCTCGTCCGGTTCGGGGTTCGCGGAAGGGGCTGCGGTCATGA
- the sctQ gene encoding type III secretion system cytoplasmic ring protein SctQ, with protein sequence MSRAHLVLAERPRIAALGREALADICSALSRELGCPVKAEARLLEAVVPAARGPMRPAVFVLLELSAVGSVAVLELEPVLAVSALERIAGSAGKPGVVTELARLEEATLAYLLLVALSAVRARSELYPTLAPRLSAVTMRGEEVLARLREQEPWVGVELDMTVGSVRGAGRLLLPGPVLQGALQGFPVERRTEASPEVLAASLKLRCLLGQMPLSAEAVEALRVGDVVVFEGVRREGAHLLGGGRLVARGFTLIGAFLPEGFSLTRAHVRARFQESSMSVVNERGESIPPLPVDVEVELTRVLVPLSELAALKPGALLPLHINASEPVLLRVGDRVVARAELVDLEGEVGARVLALLP encoded by the coding sequence ATGAGTCGGGCGCACCTCGTTCTCGCGGAGCGGCCTCGTATCGCGGCCTTGGGGCGAGAGGCGCTGGCGGACATCTGCTCCGCGCTGAGCCGTGAGCTGGGGTGTCCCGTGAAGGCGGAGGCCCGGCTGCTGGAGGCGGTGGTTCCAGCCGCGCGAGGACCGATGCGGCCGGCGGTCTTCGTCTTGCTGGAGTTGTCCGCCGTGGGGAGTGTGGCGGTGTTGGAGTTGGAGCCCGTGCTGGCTGTCTCCGCGCTGGAGCGCATCGCGGGCTCGGCTGGGAAGCCAGGGGTGGTGACGGAACTGGCTCGGCTGGAGGAGGCAACGCTGGCGTACCTGCTGCTGGTGGCGCTCTCGGCGGTGCGCGCCAGGTCGGAGCTCTACCCCACGCTGGCGCCTCGGTTGTCGGCGGTGACGATGCGCGGCGAGGAAGTCCTGGCCCGGCTGCGCGAGCAGGAGCCGTGGGTAGGCGTGGAGCTGGATATGACGGTGGGGAGTGTGCGGGGAGCCGGGCGGCTGTTGCTTCCGGGGCCGGTGCTTCAGGGAGCGTTGCAAGGCTTTCCGGTGGAGCGGCGCACGGAGGCCTCGCCGGAAGTGCTCGCCGCCTCGCTCAAGCTGCGATGCCTCTTGGGGCAGATGCCGCTGTCCGCCGAGGCGGTGGAGGCGCTGAGGGTGGGGGATGTCGTCGTCTTCGAGGGCGTGCGCCGCGAAGGGGCGCACCTGCTGGGCGGCGGAAGGCTGGTGGCCCGTGGTTTCACGCTCATCGGCGCGTTCCTGCCCGAGGGCTTTTCGTTGACCCGCGCGCATGTCCGCGCGCGATTCCAGGAGTCGAGCATGTCGGTCGTGAATGAACGCGGCGAGAGCATTCCGCCGCTTCCGGTGGACGTGGAGGTGGAGCTGACGCGGGTGCTGGTGCCGTTGTCGGAGCTGGCGGCATTGAAGCCGGGGGCCCTGCTCCCGCTTCACATCAACGCGAGCGAGCCGGTGTTGTTGCGGGTGGGGGACCGGGTGGTGGCGCGAGCCGAGCTGGTGGACCTCGAGGGCGAGGTGGGTGCCCGTGTCCTGGCCTTGCTGCCATGA
- a CDS encoding flagellar M-ring protein FliF — protein sequence MSLTPRHVLLVLMLLGTAACRERIQHGLDERQANELQSVLIERGLDARKVPEAGKKPSWAIEVSGEQSPDAVRILAELGLPRPAMEVGCDVLGGGGGWVRTPMEESVCRVRVLERGLEKTLQSMEGVLLARVHLVIPPPPRPGQSQGAAKASALLRVMPGNAARVRQSSDVMKALLAGGVEGLSAESVSLWVDEVPTRALASSGDKPSSLVRLRWLLVMLGVLVTGMSGALVWVTLRMRYFRDLRVTPPAPPVPARPVVSPAAARKAA from the coding sequence ATGTCACTGACTCCCCGGCATGTGCTGCTCGTCCTGATGCTCCTGGGGACGGCGGCGTGCAGAGAGCGTATTCAGCATGGGTTGGATGAGCGCCAGGCGAATGAGCTGCAGTCGGTGCTCATCGAGCGAGGGCTGGATGCTCGCAAGGTTCCGGAGGCGGGCAAGAAGCCGTCATGGGCCATTGAGGTCTCTGGAGAACAGTCCCCGGACGCGGTGCGAATCCTCGCGGAGCTCGGCTTGCCGAGGCCCGCGATGGAGGTGGGCTGCGATGTCCTGGGCGGAGGCGGCGGGTGGGTGCGCACGCCAATGGAGGAGTCGGTCTGTCGGGTGCGGGTGCTCGAGAGGGGCTTGGAGAAGACGCTCCAGTCGATGGAGGGGGTGCTGCTGGCGCGCGTGCATCTGGTGATTCCACCTCCGCCGCGTCCGGGGCAGAGCCAGGGGGCGGCGAAGGCGTCGGCGCTGCTGAGGGTCATGCCCGGCAATGCGGCCCGGGTGCGTCAGTCCTCGGACGTGATGAAGGCCCTGCTGGCGGGCGGCGTGGAAGGACTCTCCGCCGAGTCTGTGTCGCTGTGGGTGGATGAGGTGCCCACGCGCGCCCTGGCTTCCTCGGGGGACAAGCCGTCCTCGCTCGTGAGGCTGAGGTGGCTGCTCGTGATGTTGGGCGTGTTGGTGACGGGGATGTCGGGGGCCTTGGTCTGGGTGACGTTGCGCATGCGCTACTTCCGCGACCTGCGTGTGACGCCGCCCGCGCCTCCCGTGCCTGCGCGTCCGGTGGTCTCGCCCGCGGCGGCCCGCAAGGCGGCTTGA
- a CDS encoding ATP-dependent helicase HrpB, whose protein sequence is MSVDKVGAVGGAGQVSVEPGQGRFDKVLEGVRGPSREGSVPVATESAKCPAAEASRGISRVESTGAQASVGTVEAKTQGRVDSVRSAREQQAAQVLDRVGQAQKRLDSILAMAESGRDFSAGELLSLQAQVYRASQELDLAGKVVEKATGGVKQVLQTQV, encoded by the coding sequence ATGAGCGTGGACAAGGTGGGAGCGGTCGGGGGCGCGGGCCAGGTGTCCGTGGAGCCCGGTCAGGGGCGGTTCGACAAGGTGCTGGAGGGAGTCCGAGGCCCCTCGAGGGAGGGCTCGGTACCGGTGGCGACGGAGAGCGCGAAGTGCCCTGCCGCCGAGGCCTCTCGCGGCATCTCGAGGGTCGAGAGCACGGGGGCCCAGGCTTCAGTGGGGACCGTCGAGGCGAAGACGCAGGGGCGGGTGGATTCGGTGCGGTCGGCGCGAGAGCAGCAGGCGGCGCAGGTCTTGGACCGGGTGGGGCAGGCGCAGAAGCGATTGGACAGCATCCTGGCGATGGCGGAGTCGGGCCGCGATTTCTCGGCGGGGGAGCTGCTCTCGTTGCAGGCGCAGGTCTACCGCGCGAGCCAGGAGCTCGACCTGGCCGGCAAGGTCGTCGAGAAGGCGACCGGTGGTGTGAAGCAGGTTCTCCAGACGCAGGTTTGA
- a CDS encoding PilZ domain-containing protein, with amino-acid sequence MQPSPGGPHIAERFHPRVEANFPVKVILPGRDVMVQARDVSMAGLFLLAHPSDNQRYLTLGLPLPGDREIVTTCAIRRREADGVALEFGALDWDDLIALARFLHPRLP; translated from the coding sequence ATGCAGCCTTCCCCTGGTGGCCCCCACATCGCCGAACGGTTCCATCCGCGCGTCGAGGCGAACTTCCCCGTGAAGGTCATCCTGCCTGGACGCGACGTCATGGTTCAGGCCCGGGATGTCTCCATGGCGGGCCTGTTCCTGCTCGCCCACCCCAGCGACAACCAGCGGTACCTCACCCTGGGCCTGCCGCTGCCGGGGGACCGCGAAATCGTCACCACCTGCGCCATCCGCCGCCGTGAAGCGGACGGCGTGGCGCTGGAGTTCGGCGCGCTCGACTGGGACGACCTCATCGCCCTGGCGCGCTTCCTCCACCCGCGCCTGCCCTGA
- a CDS encoding response regulator translates to MAGMSQAPFHILLVEDEPVIRELVRSMLSDGTVDVVCAANGLEGLKLARSRTFHLILMDVVLPQLDGISACRILKSDPVTAPVPLYMLTAKAKKSDVESATQAGADGYIHKPFRGAELMALVERLRMAPPRSEPA, encoded by the coding sequence ATGGCTGGCATGTCCCAGGCACCCTTTCACATCCTGCTCGTCGAGGATGAACCGGTCATCCGAGAGCTGGTTCGCTCCATGCTGAGCGACGGCACCGTGGACGTGGTGTGCGCGGCCAACGGGCTGGAGGGGCTGAAGCTGGCGCGCAGCCGGACCTTCCACCTCATCCTGATGGATGTCGTGTTGCCTCAGCTCGACGGCATCTCGGCCTGCCGCATCCTGAAGAGCGACCCCGTCACGGCGCCGGTTCCGCTCTACATGCTCACCGCGAAGGCGAAGAAGTCAGACGTGGAGAGCGCGACGCAGGCGGGTGCGGACGGCTACATCCACAAGCCCTTCCGGGGCGCGGAGCTGATGGCGTTGGTGGAGCGGCTGCGCATGGCTCCGCCCCGCTCGGAGCCCGCCTGA
- a CDS encoding tetratricopeptide repeat protein — translation MGEDDFQCEHCGLLLDPEQASGEYTITEPTIVRALLSPPQRTRTMEVPRPPPQAAAAHHQATARFTVPMDENTVPHLRAGLNIALQPLHPFEAHIASFVDGVQAVPQLARAARLPEIEVKVVLKALLERGVLELHRQPVSTPPRSLTSELPVLDGGEFLAQEELDGPEAPTLRDAALPSPAWNEPALGVALGAEEDFSSLALGEDEPVAPVSPPRPPEPTRAARPLARTPSATDLPPPLPPRAAPSVEAMSRRIPTPPPSPSTTPAPIPAARVPPPSLVGATRSVPPPSKDRPESHAAPAMSAPADSRAHPSNITASSAPTLPATPLPVASPVSASRAPRTTLPLDAPVPIATNSPEDILQRAVRLERAGHVDRAIQVLTKAIDQSPEAAVLLSKLALILVHQRKDYAQAARLLERAVELEPGNTVFQQNLLKVAALSAAASGQHKARKPGLLARLTGKGR, via the coding sequence GTGGGAGAAGACGACTTCCAGTGTGAGCACTGCGGGTTGCTTCTGGACCCGGAGCAGGCCAGCGGCGAGTACACCATCACCGAGCCCACCATCGTCCGTGCCCTGCTCTCACCACCGCAGCGCACGCGGACCATGGAGGTTCCCCGGCCGCCGCCCCAGGCCGCCGCGGCGCACCACCAGGCCACCGCGCGCTTCACCGTGCCCATGGACGAGAACACGGTGCCGCACCTGCGCGCCGGGCTGAACATCGCCCTGCAGCCCCTGCACCCCTTCGAGGCGCACATCGCGTCCTTCGTCGACGGAGTCCAGGCCGTGCCCCAGCTCGCGCGCGCGGCGCGCCTGCCTGAAATCGAGGTGAAGGTCGTCCTCAAGGCCCTGCTGGAGCGAGGGGTGCTGGAGCTGCACCGGCAACCCGTCAGCACGCCACCGCGAAGTCTCACGTCCGAGCTGCCCGTGCTCGACGGCGGTGAGTTCCTCGCCCAGGAGGAGCTGGACGGCCCCGAAGCCCCGACGCTCAGGGATGCCGCACTCCCCTCTCCCGCCTGGAACGAGCCCGCGCTGGGCGTGGCCCTGGGCGCGGAGGAGGACTTCTCCTCCCTGGCGCTCGGCGAGGATGAGCCCGTCGCCCCCGTGAGCCCTCCGCGTCCCCCCGAGCCGACTCGCGCCGCGCGGCCCCTCGCGCGCACCCCAAGCGCCACCGACCTGCCGCCGCCCCTCCCCCCGCGAGCAGCCCCCTCCGTCGAGGCGATGTCTCGCCGGATTCCCACCCCGCCCCCGTCTCCCTCCACCACGCCCGCGCCCATCCCCGCGGCGAGGGTTCCTCCGCCCAGCCTCGTCGGAGCCACCCGCTCCGTACCGCCCCCCTCCAAGGACCGGCCGGAGAGCCACGCGGCCCCGGCCATGTCGGCCCCAGCCGATTCCAGGGCCCATCCCTCGAACATCACGGCGAGCTCCGCGCCCACGCTTCCCGCGACCCCGCTGCCCGTGGCCAGCCCGGTGAGCGCCTCTCGTGCCCCAAGGACCACCCTGCCCCTGGATGCGCCCGTGCCCATCGCCACCAACTCGCCGGAGGACATCCTTCAGCGGGCGGTGCGCCTGGAGCGCGCGGGGCATGTGGACCGGGCCATCCAGGTCCTCACCAAGGCCATCGATCAGTCGCCGGAAGCCGCCGTGCTCCTCAGCAAGCTGGCCCTCATCCTGGTCCACCAACGCAAGGACTACGCCCAGGCCGCGAGGCTCCTGGAGCGCGCGGTGGAGCTGGAGCCGGGCAACACCGTCTTCCAGCAGAACCTCCTCAAGGTCGCGGCCCTGTCGGCCGCCGCCTCGGGCCAACACAAGGCGCGCAAGCCCGGGCTCCTCGCCCGCCTCACCGGAAAGGGGCGCTGA